The proteins below are encoded in one region of Xenopus laevis strain J_2021 chromosome 8L, Xenopus_laevis_v10.1, whole genome shotgun sequence:
- the rps4x.L gene encoding 40S ribosomal protein S4 → MARGPKKHLKRVAAPKHWMLDKLTGVFAPRPSTGPHKLRECLPLIIFLRNRLKYALTGDEVKKICMQRFIKIDGKVRTDITYPAGFMDVISIEKTGEHFRLVYDTKGRFAVHRITAEEAKYKLCKVRKTWVGTKGIPHLVTHDARTIRYPDPLIKVNDTIQIDLETGKITDFIKFDTGNLCMVTGGANLGRIGVITNRERHPGSFDVVHVKDANGNNFATRLSNIFVIGKGNKPWISLPRGKGIRLTIAEERDKRLAAKQSSG, encoded by the exons ATG GCTCGTGGACCGAAAAAGCACTTGAAGCGTGTTGCTGCGCCAAAACATTGGATGTTGGACAAGTTGACTGGTGTCTTT GCTCCTCGTCCATCCACTGGTCCCCACAAGCTCAGAGAGTGTCTGCCCCTGATCATCTTCCTTAGGAACCGACTTAAGTATGCATTGACTGGGGACGAGGTGAAGAAGATTTGCATGCAGCGCTTTATTAAAATTGACGGCAAGGTCCGCACAGACATCACATATCCTGCAGGCTTCATGG ATGTCATCAGTATTGAAAAGACTGGTGAACACTTCCGTCTGGTGTATGATACCAAGGGCCGATTTGCAGTGCATAGAATTACAGCTGAAGAGGCAAAG TACAAATTGTGCAAGGTGAGGAAGACATGGGTGGGAACCAAAGGAATCCCTCATCTGGTTACCCACGATGCACGCACAATCCGCTACCCTGATCCTTTGATAAAGGTCAATGATACCATCCAGATTGACCTGGAAACTGGAAAGATCACAGACTTCATTAAGTTTGATACTG GTAACCTTTGCATGGTGACTGGAGGAGCCAACTTGGGGCGAATTGGAGTCATCACCAACAGGGAGAGGCACCCAGGCTCATTTGATGTGGTCCATGTCAAGGATGCAAATGGCAACAACTTTGCCACTAGGCTATCCAACATTTTTGTCATTGGCAAA GGTAACAAACCCTGGATCTCCTTGCCTCGTGGAAAGGGTATCCGTCTCACCATTGCTGAAGAGAGAGACAAGAGACTGGCAGCCAAACAGAGCAGCGGTTAA
- the bmp15.L gene encoding bone morphogenetic protein 15, giving the protein MKSASHHHLLPLLLLFLLSTTYVRNEFRALSRSPSLPLIKTLLDHGPLKPSMAAKQELSLQHLRFMLDLYRRSADGDGRPRTGRQAGAAVRLVRPLKQASFVTGDHWHTWTFIFNLYGLVSAEQLLRATAVHPFALWLGDTSFSCKVDLLPKAALSSKTRHHAGRRMWAETDLTLHLKAVIESSDKALYLQLMCHKSGRQPIKQPAVSSSQIPFLLLYLNHTLHSLSTVNNMAAREPGKGLSGNAVPRLLKRKSRQAGTIGIKLPWFPNQNGKFKNQCSLRPFWVSFHQLGWDHWIIAPHRYNPGYCKGDCPRLLHSGYNSPNHAIIQNFINQVVDGSVPRPSCVPYAYGPISVLMIEPGGNILYKEYENMMAESCTCR; this is encoded by the exons ATGAAGTCTGCATCCCACCATCACTTGCTGCCCCTTTTGCTTCTTTTCCTTTTGTCAACAACATATGTACGAAATGAGTTCAGGGCTCTGTCAAGGTCTCCTTCTCTTCCGCTGATAAAGACTCTGCTGGACCATGGGCCTCTCAAACCAAGCATGGCAGCAAAACAAGAGCTGAGCTTGCAACACCTGCGCTTCATGTTGGACTTGTACAGGCGGTCAGCCGACGGGGATGGGAGACCAAGGACTGGCCGTCAAGCAGGAGCTGCAGTGAGGCTGGTGAGACCCCTCAAACAGGCATCTTTTGTTACCG GAGATCACTGGCACACATGGACATTCATATTCAACCTTTACGGGCTGGTAAGTGCAGAGCAGTTGTTGAGGGCTACTGCTGTGCATCCATTTGCACTCTGGCTGGGTGACACCTCCTTTTCCTGCAAGGTGGATCTCCTGCCCAAGGCTGCTCTCTCCTCAAAAACTAGACATCATGCTGGAAGACGAATGTGGGCAGAGACAGATTTAACATTGCACCTTAAAGCTGTGATAGAGAGCTCAGATAAGGCTTTGTACCTTCAGCTTATGTGCCACAAGTCTGGAAGGCAACCAATAAAGCAGCCAGCTGTTTCTTCCTCCCAAATTCCATTTTTGCTACTGTACCTCAATCACACTTTGCACAGTTTAAGCACAGTGAACAATATGGCCGCTAGGGAACCAGGAAAGGGTTTGTCAGGAAATGCTGTGCCTCGCCTGCTCAAAAGAAAATCACGCCAGGCAGGAACTATCGGTATCAAGCTTCCAtggtttccaaaccaaaatggAAAGTTCAAGAATCAGTGCAGTCTCCGTCCATTCTGGGTTAGCTTCCACCAGCTGGGATGGGATCACTGGATCATTGCGCCACATAGGTACAACCCTGGCTACTGCAAGGGAGACTGCCCCAGACTTCTCCACTCGGGTTATAATTCACCCAATCATGCCATCATCCAGAACTTCATCAATCAGGTAGTGGATGGAAGCGTTCCACGTCCATCTTGTGTGCCATACGCCTATGGTCCTATTAGTGTCCTCATGATTGAACCTGGAGGCAACATTCTCTACAAAGAATATGAGAACATGATGGCGGAATCTTGCACCTGCCGATGA